Proteins encoded by one window of Juglans regia cultivar Chandler chromosome 15, Walnut 2.0, whole genome shotgun sequence:
- the LOC108993201 gene encoding UV-B-induced protein At3g17800, chloroplastic-like yields the protein MEAGAATVVRSPFGMSRAFNSVGRSGAYVPDFVRLGTKLPPSIKHYTSIYQPSSGHRRVGFGNRRCLVVWASSSPDSAGSTAPIAPLQLESPIGQFLSQILISHPHLVPAAVEQQLEQLQTDRDAEKKKEEPSASGTDLVLSRRIAEVKANERRKALEEILYTLVVQKFMDANISLIPTIAPSSSDPPGQVDVWPSQDDKLEQLHSPEAYEMIQNHLALILGSRAADSTAVAQISKLRVGQVYAASVMYGYFLKRVDQRFQLEKTMKILPNALNEAESDTQPAAGGNKKASGEEFPSQGVASHPEVSSWSGGMSPGGFNQGIKASRLRNYVMSFDGETLQRYATIRSKEAVSIIEKHTEALFGRPEIVITPQGTVDSSKDELIRISFAGLKRLVLEAATFGSFLWDVESHVDSRYHFVMN from the exons ATGGAAGCTGGGGCAGCGACAGTCGTCCGATCTCCATTTGGCATGTCGAGAGCGTTCAATTCAGTTGGCAGATCGGGTGCGTACGTACCCGATTTCGTGCGTCTCGGTACCAAGCTCCCGCCCTCGATTAAG CATTACACTTCAATTTATCAACCAAGTTCAGGACACAGGAGAGTGGGTTTTGGAAATAGGAGATGCTTGGTAGTTTGGGCGTCATCATCTCCTGACTCAGCAGGGTCTACTGCCCCAATTGCTCCACTTCAGCTGGAGTCTCCAATTGGGCAGTTTCTGTCACAGATCCTGATCAGCCACCCACACCTTGTGCCTGCTGCAGTTGAGCAGCAGCTTGAACAGCTCCAAACTGATCGTGATGCtgagaaaaagaaggaagaaccTTCTGCTTCAGGGACTGACTTAGTTCTTTCCAG GAGGATTGCGGAGGTTAAGGCTAATGAAAGGAGAAAGGCTTTGGAAGAGATTTTATATACACTGGTAGTGCAAAAGTTCATGGATGCCAACATTTCTTTAATACCCACCATAGCTCCCTCTTCCTCAGATCCTCCTGGCCAGGTGGACGTGTGGCCAAGCCAAGATGACAAGCTCGAGCAACTTCACTCTCCTGAAGCCTATGAGATGATCCAGAATCACCTAGCTCTGATTCTGGGGAGCCGTGCTGCTGATTCAACTGCTGTAGCGCAGATAAGCAAGCTCAGGGTTGGGCAGGTCTATGCTGCATCTGTGATGTATGGATACTTCCTCAAGCGGGTTGACCAGAGGTTTCAGCTTGAGAAGACGATGAAGATCCTTCCAAATGCTTTGAATGAAGCAGAGAGTGATACTCAGCCAGCTGCTGGGGGGAACAAGAAGGCCAGTGGTGAAGAGTTCCCTTCCCAAGGTGTAGCATCCCATCCTGAAGTCTCTTCCTGGTCTGGAGGTATGAGTCCAGGGGGGTTTAATCAAGGGATAAAGGCTTCCCGCTTGAGAAATTATGTAATGTCTTTCGATGGCGAGACACTTCAGAGATATGCCACAATAAGATCCAAAGAGGCTGTTAGCATCATAGAGAAGCATACAGAGGCATTGTTTGGAAGACCTGAAATTGTTATAACACCTCAGGGGACCGTTGATTCTTCCAAGGATGAACTCATCAGGATTAGCTTTGCTGGTTTGAAGAGACTGGTGTTGGAGGCAGCGACTTTTGGTTCTTTTCTCTGGGATGTCGAGAGCCATGTGGATTCAAGGTACCATTTTGTTATGAATTGA
- the LOC108993093 gene encoding purple acid phosphatase 17-like — protein MAVLLKKSIAFCLLSAIAFVLCFFHTSHAKLQRFDHPSDPTKSNGSVSFLVVGDWGRRGEFNQSQVAYQMGRIGEKLDINFVVSTGDNFYDNGLSSVQDTAFVESFTKIYTAKSLQKLWYSVLGNHDYRGNVEAQLSPLLRKIDSRWICLRSFIVNSELAEIIFVDTTPFVNGYFPDTEGHTYDWRGIQSRKGYIANLLKDVESALEKSTARWKIVVGHHAIRSVGHHGDTKELEKRLLPILQANNVDFYMNGHDHCLEHISDNDSGIQFLTSGAGSKAWRGDIKGLNGGGLNFFYDGQGFMSVQLTEKDAKIVFYDVFGNVLHRWRTMKQLHQSI, from the exons ATGGCagttctcttaaaaaaatccaTTGCTTTCTGCCTTCTTTCCGCCATTGCCTTTGTCCTGTGTTTCTTCCATACATCTCATGCAAAGCTTCAAAGATTTGACCACCCCAGTGACCCCACCAAAAGTAATGGGTCGGTTAGCTTTTTGGTTGTTGGAGACTGGGGAAGAAGAGGAGAATTCAACCAATCTCAAGTTGCTTACCAG ATGGGAAGGATTGGAGAGAAGTTAGACATCAATTTTGTTGTTTCTACAGGAGATAATTTCTACGACAATGGATTGTCTAGTGTGCAGGACACCGCATTTGTGGAGTCGTTTACCAAAATCTACACAGCCAAGAGCCTGCAGAAGTTGTGGTACAGCG TTTTGGGCAACCATGATTATAGAGGCAATGTAGAGGCACAGTTGAGCCCTCTCCTCAGGAAAATTGATAGCAGATGGATTTGTCTGAGATCTTTTATTGTGAATTCTG AATTAGCAGAGATTATATTTGTGGACACCACTCCTTTTGTCAATGGTTACTTTCCTGATACCGAAGGCCATACTTATGATTGGAGGGGCATCCAATCTCGCAAGGGTTACATTGCAAACCTATTAAAG GATGTAGAATCAGCACTGGAGAAATCAACTGCAAGGTGGAAAATTGTTGTTGGTCACCATGCCATTAGAAGTGTTGGACATCATGGTGATACAAAGGAACTTGAAAAGCGGCTTCTCCCAATTCTTCAG GCCAACAATGTGGATTTTTACATGAATGGACATGACCATTGCCTTGAGCATATAAGCGACAATGACAG CGGTATACAATTTCTAACAAGTGGAGCTGGGTCCAAGGCATGGAGGGGAGACATCAAAGGACTGAACGGAGGTGGTCTAAATTTCTTCTATGATGGGCAGGGTTTTATGTCTGTGCAGTTGACCGAGAAAGATGCAAAAATTGTATTCTATGATGTTTTTGGCAATGTTTTGCACAGATGGAGAACAATGAAGCAGCTTCACCAATCTATATGA